The Ornithinimicrobium faecis region GCGGCCGCGATCCTCGCGGTGGCCACGTGCGGCGTCACCTTCGTGCTGATGATGGGCTCGATCGATCTGTCGGTTCCCGGAGTGATGGGTGCCTCGGCGATCGCCGTCGCCCTCCTGGTGGAGAACAACCGCAACGACAACGATTTCGGGCTGCTCGGCATACTCCTCGCCGTGCTGCTCGCCAGCACCCTCGGCGGCCTGAGCGGGCTCGCCCTGGTGACCCTGAAGGTGCCCTCCTTCATGACGACCCTCGGGGTGTCGGCCGTGGGCCTGGGGATCGCGACCCTGATGTTCTCGGGCGTCCAGCCCAACATCTCCGACAACCTGCTGGACAGCCTGGCGGTGAGCCGCTTCCTCGGGCTGGCCTACTCCACCTGGATCGCGGTCGTGTGCGTCCTCATCGGCTGGCTGATCCAGCGCTACTCGCGGCTGGGCCGGTATGCGCGGGCCATCGGTGGCGCGGAGGAAGTGCTCGCGCTGTCTGGTGTCCGGGTTGCCCCCTACAAGGTGGCCGTGTTCACGCTCGCCGGCACGTTCTATGGGCTGGCGGGGGTGCTGGTCACCAGCCAGCTCAGCGCCGGTCTGGTGCAGGCCGGCCGTGGCTACGACTTCGCGGCCATCACTGCCGCGGTGGTCGGCGGCACCCTGCTCACCGGTGGCCGGGGAGGGGTTCTCCACTCGGCCGTCGGAGTCCTGATCGTCACCGTCCTGACCAACGGATTGGTGCAGGTCGGCGTCAGCCCCTACTGGCAGGGTGGCGTGCAGGGCTTCATCGTCGTCGCGGCCGTCGCTGCCGCGGTCTTCCCGCAACGTCGCAGGAATCAGGTGACCAAATGACCATCAGTCTGCAGCCCTCAGCTTCCCCATTGGCGGGGGATGCCCCGCCGGCCCTTGAGGTGCGAGGTCTCGTCAAGCACTACCCGGGCGTCAAGGCCCTCGACGGGGTCGACCTGTTCGTGCGCGAGCACGAGGTGCTGGGCCTGGCGGGCGAGAACGGCGCCGGGAAGTCGACGCTCCTCAAGGCTCTCGTCGGGATTGTCCGACCGGACGCGGGCGAGATCTGGGTGCGCGGGGAGAAGGTCAAGCTCCGGAGCGTGGTCGATGCCGCCAACCACGGCATCGGCATGGTCTTCCAGGAGCAGTCCCTCGTGCCCAACCTCACCGCCGCGGAGAACATCGTGCTCGGCAGCGAGGGACCCGGTGTGCGACGGGGCCTCTACCGCTGGGACACCATGCGCAGGCTGGCCCAGGAACAGCTCGACAAGATCGGCTCCCCCATCGACCCACTGGCGCGGACCGACACGCTGAGCTTCGCCGACCGGCAGATGGTCGAGATCGCCAAGGTGCTCCGGATCGAGGAACGCACCTCACACCCGCCCGTGATTATCCTCGACGAGCCCACCTCGGTGCTGGAGTCCAAGGAGATCGAGACGCTCTTCACCCAGGTCCGGCGGCTGCGGGAGTTCGCCTCCGTCATCTTCGTCTCGCACCGACTCGATGAGGTGCTCGACGTCTGTGACCGGGTGGCCGTCCTCCGCGGCGGCCAGTCGGTCGGTGAGGTGCCCACGCACGGTGCCGACCCAGGGGTCCTGCACCAGATGATGATCGGCTCGACCGGGTCGGAGGACCACTACCACGACACCGCGATCGAGCGGCCCGGTGAGCGGCGCGAGCCCCGGTTGGTCGTCCGCGGACTCTCTGGCAAGACCTTCCAGGATGTGAACTTCGAGGTCGGCGCCGGAGAGATCCTCGGCATCGTCGGGGTCCACGGATCGGGCCGTGAGGATGTCTGCCGGGCGCTGTTCGGCGCCGAGCCAACCAGTTGCGGCGAGGTCACCCTCGACGGTCGCAAGCTCGAGTTGACCGGCACGCGGGCCGCCTGTGCGGCCGGCGTGGGCTACATCCCCTCCGAGCGCAAGGTCGAGGGCATGGTCGGGCCGATGTCCGTGGCCGACAACATGACCCTGAGCAAGCAGAAGTCGCGGTGCGCCGGCCCCATCGTCGTGCCACGGAAGCAGGCCGCCCTCGTGGACAGCTGGATCGAGCGGCTGTCCATCCGCACCCCCAACCGGGGAACCGCGATCCAGCGACTCTCCGGCGGCAACCAGCAAAAGGTGGTCCTCGCCCGCTGGCTGGTCGCCGGTGACGTCCGGCTCCTGCTGCTCGATCACCCCACTCGAGGCCTGGACATCGGCGCCCGCTCGGAGGTCTATCGCCTGATGCGTGAACTGGCCAACGCCGGCGTGGCCACCGTGCTCCTCGCCGACAGCCTGGAGGAGGCCATCGGCATGTCCGACCGGATCCTGGTGATGAGCGACGGGCGCGCGACGACAGAGGTGGCCTGCCCCTCGGGTGGCAAGCCGACCCCGCTCGACCTGGTGCGGGAGATGGTCTGAGCATGACGACGCCCCTCCTTCCCCGGCCCACGGCCGAGTCCGTCGCGGACGGCGCGACCGCCGGGCAGCGGCTGACCTCGCTCATGCCGGTGATCGCCCTGGTCACGCTCCTGGCGGCCCTCGTGATCGCCGACCCCGACTTCTCCACCGTGCGCAGTCTCACGGCCGTCGTCCGCACCGCCGCGCCCCTGATGGTGCTGGCCGCGGGCGCCACGCTCGTGGTGCTCTGCGGTGGCATCGACCTGTCCATCGCCGCGATGTGCTCGCTGTCGACGGTGTTCTTCGCCCTGTGGCTGCCCAACCTCGGTGGCGTGACGATCCTGGTCGTGATTGCCG contains the following coding sequences:
- a CDS encoding ABC transporter permease; translated protein: MTSLADADAEEFVAPSRPRPRRGVPLRDTGPLLALIAIVVVFSLLSSDFRAIGNLQNIMDAAAILAVATCGVTFVLMMGSIDLSVPGVMGASAIAVALLVENNRNDNDFGLLGILLAVLLASTLGGLSGLALVTLKVPSFMTTLGVSAVGLGIATLMFSGVQPNISDNLLDSLAVSRFLGLAYSTWIAVVCVLIGWLIQRYSRLGRYARAIGGAEEVLALSGVRVAPYKVAVFTLAGTFYGLAGVLVTSQLSAGLVQAGRGYDFAAITAAVVGGTLLTGGRGGVLHSAVGVLIVTVLTNGLVQVGVSPYWQGGVQGFIVVAAVAAAVFPQRRRNQVTK
- a CDS encoding sugar ABC transporter ATP-binding protein, which codes for MTISLQPSASPLAGDAPPALEVRGLVKHYPGVKALDGVDLFVREHEVLGLAGENGAGKSTLLKALVGIVRPDAGEIWVRGEKVKLRSVVDAANHGIGMVFQEQSLVPNLTAAENIVLGSEGPGVRRGLYRWDTMRRLAQEQLDKIGSPIDPLARTDTLSFADRQMVEIAKVLRIEERTSHPPVIILDEPTSVLESKEIETLFTQVRRLREFASVIFVSHRLDEVLDVCDRVAVLRGGQSVGEVPTHGADPGVLHQMMIGSTGSEDHYHDTAIERPGERREPRLVVRGLSGKTFQDVNFEVGAGEILGIVGVHGSGREDVCRALFGAEPTSCGEVTLDGRKLELTGTRAACAAGVGYIPSERKVEGMVGPMSVADNMTLSKQKSRCAGPIVVPRKQAALVDSWIERLSIRTPNRGTAIQRLSGGNQQKVVLARWLVAGDVRLLLLDHPTRGLDIGARSEVYRLMRELANAGVATVLLADSLEEAIGMSDRILVMSDGRATTEVACPSGGKPTPLDLVREMV